The bacterium sequence ACGACACGCGAAACCCCACCTGGTCGTTCAAGGACCGCGTCGTTGCCGTCGCCCTCGCGGCGTCTCAGCGGTTCGGGTTCGACGTGCTCTCCTGCGCCTCGACCGGCAACCTCGCGAACGCAGTCGCTGCGCACGCGGCGAAGGCGGGCATGCGCGCCGTTGTGTTCATTCCGAAAGGCATCGAGCGCGCCAAGGTGGTGACGACCTCGGTCTATCGCCCGATGGTCGTCGAGGTGGAGGGTACCTACGACGACGTAAACCGCCTGTGCCTCGAGATCGGGGAAGAACACCGCTGGGCGATCGCCAACGTGAACCTTCGTCCCTACTACTCGGAGGGCGCGAAGACACTCGCGTTCGAGGTCGCCGAGCAACTCGGCTGGAAGGCACCGGACCGGGTGATCGTGCCGATCGGCTCAGGGAACATGTTCATGAAGATCCACAAGGGGTTTGAGGAATTTCAGCGGCTCGGCGTCATCCCGGCGCACACCGTCCGCATGACGGCGGCGCAGGCGGAGGGGTGCGGGCCGGTGGCGACCGCCTATCGCAACGGCGCCGAGGCGGTGATCCCGGTCCGGCCGCACACGATCGCGCACTCGCTTGCGATCGGCAGCCCCGCCGACGGCGGGTACGTGTTGGACGTGATCCGGCGCACCGGCGGCGCGGCGGAGGCGGTGACCGACGCGGAGGTCGTAGACGCGATCCGGCTCCTCGCGG is a genomic window containing:
- the thrC gene encoding threonine synthase, which translates into the protein MGVVGLACRECGRRYPVEPIFVCEHCFGPLEAQYDNGDLSGPALRDSIERGPASIWRYEALLPATRVPEWDLAPGFTPLVRAERLGRAIGLNDLYIKNDTRNPTWSFKDRVVAVALAASQRFGFDVLSCASTGNLANAVAAHAAKAGMRAVVFIPKGIERAKVVTTSVYRPMVVEVEGTYDDVNRLCLEIGEEHRWAIANVNLRPYYSEGAKTLAFEVAEQLGWKAPDRVIVPIGSGNMFMKIHKGFEEFQRLGVIPAHTVRMTAAQAEGCGPVATAYRNGAEAVIPVRPHTIAHSLAIGSPADGGYVLDVIRRTGGAAEAVTDAEVVDAIRLLAETEGLFTEPAGGVTVGVLRKLAQAGVIGPDEVTVAYITGIGLKAIEAVEQVVAASITIKPTLRSFEEHVLAPAGA